A genomic region of Thunnus albacares chromosome 2, fThuAlb1.1, whole genome shotgun sequence contains the following coding sequences:
- the LOC122989655 gene encoding serine/threonine-protein phosphatase 6 catalytic subunit, translating to MAPLDLDKYAEIAKQCKYLPENDLKRLCDYVCDLLLEESNVQPVSTPVTVCGDIHGQFYDLCELFRTGGQVPDTNYIFMGDFVDRGYYSLETFTYLLVLKAKWPDRITLLRGNHESRQITQVYGFYDECQTKYGNANAWRYCTKVFDMLTVAALMDEQILCVHGGLSPDIKTLDQIRTIERNQEIPHKGAFCDLVWSDPEDVDTWAISPRGAGWLFGAKVTNEFVHINNLKLICRAHQLVHEGYKFMFDEKLVTVWSAPNYCYRCGNIASIMVFKDANTREPKLFRAVPDSERVIPPRTTTPYFL from the exons ATGGCGCCCCTAGATTTGGATAAATATGCGGAGATTGCAAAACAGTGTAAATACCTTCCAGAAAATGACCTCAAG AGGTTATGTGACTACGTGTGTGATCTTCTGCTGGAAGAGTCCAACGTTCAGCCTGTTTCTACTCCTGTGACAGTATGTGGAGACATACATGGACAG TTTTATGATCTTTGTGAACTCTTCCGAACCGGTGGCCAGGTCCCAGACACAAATTACATATTCATg GGTGACTTTGTTGACCGGGGATATTACAGTTTGGAGACGTTCACCTACCTGCTGGTGCTGAAAGCCAAATGGCCCGACCGCATCACACTTCTACGTGGAAACCACGAGAGCAGACAGATTACCCAAGTTTACGGCTTTTACG ATGAGTGTCAGACTAAGTATGGGAATGCAAACGCCTGGCGTTATTGCACCAAAGTGTTCGATATGTTAACAGTTGCAGCT ctgatGGATGAGCAGATCCTGTGTGTCCACGGAGGTCTCTCTCCTGACATTAAAACCCTGGATCAAATTCGAACCATTGAGCGGAACCAGGAGATCCCCCACAAAGGAGCGTTTTGTGATCTGGTGTGGTCGGACCCTGAGGACGTGGACACGTGGGCCATCAGCCCCAGAGGAGCTGGCTGGCTCTTTGGTGCAAAGGTCACAAATGAG TTTGTTCACATCAACAACCTGAAGCTGATCTGCAGGGCACATCAGCTCGTCCACGAGGGCTACAAGTTCATGTTTGACGAGAAGCTCGTCACAGTGTGGTCGGCTCCTAACTACTGCTATCGCTGCGGCAACATCGCCTCCATTATGGTCTTCAAAGATGCTAACACAAGAGAGCCAAAGCTCTTCCGAGCAGTGCCTGATTCCGAAAGGGTCATTCCACCTCGAACAACAACACCTTATTTCCTGTAa
- the golga1 gene encoding golgin subfamily A member 1, with translation MFAKLKKKIAEEAATAPRSGVRIPRTISKESITSVGADSGDDFASDGSSSRDDLPAQLLRRNDQIRRLEAKLSDYAEQLRIMQKTKDKLEIALEKHQDSSIKKLQDQSETHQASRAKMAEGMTLALDKKDQEWMEKMAVLEKEKAALSARLEEMMEQSLTLFQKRDDLDELEGFQQQELAKVKHMLLRKEEQLGQRERELQQKEAEVHSAKRGLSETREKLQALQQQHKESCTLNAELEIEREELLLLREEADKKISELEGQCQELQSVIQQISEDFQKSQSIVSSLEKSLHDLQTEHDALKLQQQKAAVSEEDKERLLVDLQKKVTSLERRLQGNLSQDEHLQELLQEKSSLEQSLEETRAELLAVKTNHADTVSSLEAQVSKMSCSITELQTLLRHKDESSRAYRERTDTQIANLEQQVLESSERLKSAEQQITEKQQHVEKLQGEWSAEKAFLDQQVCLLQQQSEEKASRLEGSIASLQTDRQTMQDRLADLEKQKDEANSSLRQRTEELEQCTVELNSRQTVSTEIAKALEETRRQKEELQTQVGEMAVSLQSSQQEVSTVSEKLALREEDIKALQNEVQSRQASLVQLQEEFERQRVQLEQMELDKDSQLMSLREELLSQTQQLDGCQARISYLEVEVETLTEQLHSPAVCEEDQNGSVTVNDLDHIQKVNRELEQELGDKNRTIKQLQQRMAELKRTLQKELKLKPEPEAEVKEKLTESRAEKLERVCPDPLPAFSPSPPASNTTVTNTSDLNDSREINFEYLKHVVLKFMSSREAEAYQLIRAVSVLLNFTREEEDMLKQTLEYKMSWFGSKPSPKGIIRPSISGASTSWS, from the exons ATGTTTGCCAAGTTGAAGAAGAAGATTGCAGAGGAGGCTGCCACAGCACCGCGGAGTGGCGTTCGTATACCCCGCACCATCAGCAAGGAATCCATCACCTCAGTGGGGGCAGACTCTGGGGATGATTTT gcATCTGATGGCAGCAGTTCCAGGGATGACCTGCCCGCTCAGCTCCTCAGGAGGAACGATCAGATTCGGAGGCTGGAGGCCAAGCTATCAG ACTACGCTGAGCAGCTACGAATTATGCAGAAGACCAAGGACAAGCTTGAAATTGCATTAGAAAAGCATCAGGATT CATCCATTAAGAAACTTCAAGACCAGAGTGAGACTCACCAGGCCAGCAGAGCCAAAATGGCAGAGGGGATGACTCTAGCACTGGACAAGAAGGATCAG GAATGGATGGAGAAGATGGCCGTTTTGGAAAAG gaGAAGGCTGCACTTTCAGCCCGGCTGGAGGAGATGATGGAGCAAAGCTTGACACTCTTCCAGAAAAGGGATGACCTGGATGAACTGGAGGGCTTTCAGCAGCAGGAGCTCGCTAAAGTCAAACACATG CTGCTGAGGAAGGAGGAGCAGCTGGGCCAGCGGGAGCGGGAGCTTCAGCAGAAGGAGGCTGAAGTTCACTCGGCAAAGCGAGGGCTCTCTGAAACCCGGGAGAAACTCCAGgctctgcagcagcaacacaagGAGAGCTGCACACTCAACGCTGAGCTGGAAATAGAGCG AGaggaactgctgctgctcagagaGGAAGCAGACAAGAAGATCAGCGAGCTGGAGGGACAATGCCAGGAGCTGCAGTCAGTCATCCAGCAGATCTCTGAAGACTTCCAAAAG tcacaGAGTATTGTGTCATCTTTAGAGAAGTCCCTCCACGATCTACAGACTGAACATGACGCCCTGAAGTTGCAACAACAAAAG GCTGCTGTGTCGGAGGAGGACAAGGAGCGCTTGTTGGTGGACCTTCAGAAGAAAGTGACCTCCCTGGAGAGACGTCTGCAGGGGAACCTGAGCCAGGACGAGCATCTACAGGAGCTTCTCCAGGAG AAATCCAGTCTGGAGCAAAGTCTGGAGGAGACCAGAGCAGAGCTACTGGCTGTTAAAACAAACCATGCTGATACTGTCAGCTCTCTGGAGGCACAG GTATCCAAAATGAGCTGCAGCATTACGGAGCTGCAGACTCTCCTCCGACACAAAGACGAGTCCTCCAGAGcctacagagagagaacagacacGCAA ATAGCGAACCTGGAACAGCAAGTCCTGGAGAGCAGTGAGCGACTGAAGAGTGCAGAGCAGCAGAtcacagagaaacagcagcatgtGGAAAAACTG CAAGGCGAGTGGAGTGCAGAGAAGGCCTTTCTGGatcagcaggtgtgtttgttgcagcagcagagtgaagaGAAGGCCAGTCGGCTGGAGGGAAGCATCGCTTCATTACAGACGGACAGACAAACCATGCAGGACAGGCTG GCTGATCTGGAGAAGCAGAAGGACGAGGCAAACTCCTCTCTGAGACAGCGGACAGAAGAGTTGGAGCAGTGCACG GTGGAGCTGAACAGCCGGCAGACAGTAAGCACTGAAATCGCCAAAGCTCTTGAAGAAACCAGAAGACAGAAGGAGGAGCTGCAAACACAG GTTGGAGAGATGGCCGTATCTCTACAGAGCTCACAGCAGGAAGTGTCCACCGTCAGTGAGAAGCTAGCACTGAGAGAAGAAGACATCAAAGCACTCCAGAATG aggTGCAGAGTCGGCAGGCGTCACTGGTCCAGCTGCAGGAGGAGTTTGAGCGGCAGCGAGTCCAGCTGGAGCAGATGGAGCTGGACAAAGACTCTCAGCTGATGAGCCTGAGGGAAGAGCTGCTCAGCCAGACACAGCAGCTAGATGGCTGCCAAGCACGG atcTCGTAcctggaggtggaggtggaaaCCCTGACAGAGCAGCTTCACAGCCCTGCGGTGTGTGAGGAGGATCAGAACGGCAGTGTGACGGTGAACGACCTGGATCACATCCAGAAGGTCAACAGAGAGCTGGAGCAGGAGCTCGGCGACAAGAACAGG ACCAtcaagcagctgcagcagaggatGGCAGAACTGAAGAGGACTCTGCAGAAGGAACTG AAGTTGAAGCCGGAGCCTGAAGCTGAGGTGAAGGAGAAGTTGACAGAAAGCAGAGCAGAAAAACTAGAGAGGGTTTGTCCAGACCCGCTGCCGGCGTTCAGCCCGAGCCCCCCGGCCTCCAACACCACGGTGACCAACACCTCAGACCTCAACGACTCACGAGAGATCAACTTCGAGTATCTCAAACACGTCGTCCTCAAGTTCATGTCATCCAGAGAGGCTGAG GCGTACCAGCTGATACGAGCCGTATCTGTGTTGTTGAACTTCACACGAGAGGAGGAAGACATGTTGAAGCAAACTCTGGAATACAAG ATGTcctggtttggatccaaacctTCTCCTAAGGGCATCATCCGGCCTTCAATCTCAGGCGCTTCAACCAGCTGGAGCTGA